A region of Thermus caldifontis DNA encodes the following proteins:
- a CDS encoding nucleotidyltransferase family protein: protein MEERLPIPLEEIAVFCQRYRVKRLSLFGSRARGDWGPESDVDLLVEFEPGTRVGFLTLARMARELSQLMGRPVDLVPRSGLKPAIREAVEGEEQVIYAA, encoded by the coding sequence ATGGAAGAGCGCCTTCCCATCCCTCTAGAGGAGATCGCCGTATTCTGCCAGCGTTACCGGGTAAAGCGGCTTTCTCTCTTCGGCTCCAGGGCCCGCGGGGATTGGGGTCCGGAAAGCGACGTGGACCTTCTGGTGGAGTTTGAGCCGGGAACCCGCGTGGGTTTTCTCACCCTGGCCCGCATGGCTCGGGAGCTGTCCCAACTTATGGGTCGGCCCGTGGACTTGGTCCCCCGCTCCGGCTTGAAGCCCGCTATTCGGGAGGCGGTCGAGGGAGAAGAGCAAGTCATCTATGCGGCCTGA
- a CDS encoding DUF6883 domain-containing protein yields the protein MGWYKARFFLARGFSLDAPEALEAALLAHAQVAQEVQRRPGLYGEREILVLRGPLSCPAGSVLLQSIWYRGEGEETFRLVTAYPWRQR from the coding sequence GTGGGGTGGTATAAGGCCCGGTTTTTCCTGGCTAGGGGTTTTTCTCTGGATGCGCCGGAGGCGTTGGAGGCCGCCCTTTTGGCGCATGCGCAGGTGGCGCAGGAGGTGCAAAGGCGCCCTGGACTCTATGGGGAGCGGGAAATCTTGGTCTTGAGGGGGCCTCTCTCCTGTCCGGCAGGTTCGGTGCTGTTGCAAAGCATTTGGTATCGTGGAGAGGGAGAGGAGACCTTTCGCTTGGTGACCGCTTACCCCTGGAGGCAGAGATGA
- a CDS encoding HepT-like ribonuclease domain-containing protein → MRPERLYLLDIIAATDAIARFLEGATEDSFAQDELLQSAVLQKLIVIGEAAARLPRSFTERYISIPWPDIVAFRNIAVHEYFAVDWGIVWETATRDVPLLRAAVAAIFRDLEGSA, encoded by the coding sequence ATGCGGCCTGAGCGCTTGTACCTTCTGGACATTATCGCTGCAACAGACGCCATAGCCCGCTTCCTGGAGGGTGCCACCGAGGATAGCTTTGCACAGGATGAGCTTTTGCAAAGCGCTGTCTTGCAAAAGCTCATCGTGATCGGCGAGGCCGCGGCTCGGCTTCCTAGAAGTTTTACTGAAAGGTACATAAGTATCCCCTGGCCGGACATTGTGGCCTTTCGCAACATTGCTGTTCACGAGTACTTTGCCGTGGACTGGGGGATCGTTTGGGAAACGGCTACCCGGGATGTACCCCTGTTGAGGGCGGCCGTCGCCGCCATTTTCCGTGACCTCGAGGGGTCTGCCTAA
- the infC gene encoding translation initiation factor IF-3 — MKEYLVNERIRARQVRVIGADGQQLGIMDTREALRLAQEQDLDLVLVGPTADPPVARIMDYSKWRYEQQVAEKEARKRAKRTEVKSIKFRVKIDDHDYQTKLNHIKRFLAEGHKVKVTIMFRGREMSHPELGERLLERVAEDLKGLAVVEMKPELLGRDMNMLLAPAKVSA, encoded by the coding sequence ATAAAGGAGTACCTGGTTAACGAACGTATCCGTGCACGGCAGGTGCGGGTGATCGGAGCCGATGGGCAGCAGCTGGGCATCATGGATACCCGGGAGGCCTTGCGCCTGGCCCAGGAGCAGGACCTGGACCTGGTGCTGGTGGGCCCCACCGCTGACCCTCCCGTGGCCCGCATCATGGACTACTCCAAGTGGCGCTACGAGCAGCAGGTGGCGGAGAAGGAGGCCCGCAAAAGGGCCAAGCGCACCGAGGTCAAGTCCATCAAGTTCCGGGTCAAGATCGACGACCACGATTATCAGACCAAGCTGAACCATATCAAGCGTTTCCTGGCCGAAGGCCACAAGGTCAAGGTCACCATCATGTTCCGCGGGCGGGAGATGAGCCATCCCGAACTGGGCGAAAGGCTTCTGGAACGGGTGGCCGAGGACCTAAAGGGCCTGGCGGTGGTGGAGATGAAGCCCGAGCTCTTAGGCCGGGACATGAACATGCTCCTGGCCCCAGCCAAGGTCTCCGCCTAA
- the rpmI gene encoding 50S ribosomal protein L35, protein MPKMKTHKGAKKRVKVTASGKVVAMKTGKRHLNWHKSGKEIRQKGRKFTLAKPEAERIKLLLPYA, encoded by the coding sequence ATGCCGAAGATGAAGACCCATAAGGGCGCCAAGAAGCGGGTAAAGGTGACCGCTTCGGGCAAGGTGGTGGCCATGAAGACGGGCAAGCGGCACCTCAACTGGCACAAGTCCGGTAAGGAGATCCGGCAGAAGGGGCGGAAGTTCACCCTGGCCAAGCCCGAGGCGGAGCGGATCAAGCTCCTCCTCCCCTACGCGTAA
- the rplT gene encoding 50S ribosomal protein L20: MPRAKTGVVRRRKHKKILKLAKGYWGLRSKSVRKARETLFAAGNYAYAHRKRKKRDFRKLWIVRINAACRQHGLNYSSFIHGLKKAGVELDRKVLADLAVREPQVFAELVEKAKAARA; the protein is encoded by the coding sequence ATGCCGCGCGCCAAAACCGGGGTTGTCCGCCGCAGGAAGCACAAGAAGATCCTGAAGCTCGCCAAGGGTTACTGGGGCCTCCGCTCCAAGAGCGTGCGCAAGGCCCGGGAAACCCTCTTCGCCGCCGGGAACTATGCCTATGCCCACCGCAAGCGGAAGAAGCGGGATTTCCGCAAGCTTTGGATTGTGCGCATCAACGCCGCTTGCCGCCAACACGGGCTCAACTACTCCTCCTTCATCCACGGCTTGAAGAAGGCGGGGGTGGAGCTGGACCGCAAGGTCTTGGCGGATCTGGCGGTGCGGGAGCCCCAGGTCTTTGCCGAGCTGGTGGAGAAGGCCAAGGCGGCCCGCGCCTAG
- a CDS encoding glutamine--tRNA ligase/YqeY domain fusion protein produces MGLVPPCFITEIVERDLREGKYPRLLTRFPPEPNGYLHIGHARSIVLNFGLALDYGGECNLRYDDTNPETEKEEYTRAIEEDVRWLGFTPDRVLYASDYFETMYQCALELIREGKAYVDDLSEEEMSQLRAQGKPSPYRNRSVEENLELFERMRQGEFPTGSRVLRAKIDPAHPNFKLRDPVLYRIVHAPHYHTGNRWVIYPMYDYAHPLEDFIEGVSHSLCTLEFENNRAIYDWVIENLKGKCGLPLSPRPYQYEFARLDLTYTVLSKRKLIKLVEGGYVSGWDDPRLPTLRALRRRGVRPEAIREFVRRTGISRNEARIEMELFEEVVRDDLNPIAPRVLGVLEPLKVVLTNHQGEEWLMAPYWPRDIGKEGARPLPFSPELYIERSDFSLNPPKGWKRFAPGQRVRLRHAYVIELEDVVEEGGELKLLKARIVPGTLGANPIDGLKPKGVIHWVSARHALPVEFRLYDRLFLTEDPEEGGDFLGNLNPKALQVKRGFVEPSVAQDPPDTRYQLERLGYFWRDPVDSRPHHLVMNRIVPLKEGYRPQ; encoded by the coding sequence ATGGGCCTCGTTCCCCCCTGCTTCATCACCGAGATCGTGGAAAGGGACCTGCGGGAAGGCAAGTACCCCAGGCTTCTCACCCGTTTTCCCCCCGAGCCCAACGGCTACCTCCACATCGGCCATGCCCGGAGCATCGTGCTCAACTTCGGCCTGGCCCTGGACTATGGCGGGGAGTGCAACCTGCGCTACGACGACACCAACCCGGAAACGGAAAAGGAGGAGTACACCCGGGCCATTGAGGAGGATGTGCGCTGGCTGGGCTTTACTCCGGACAGGGTCCTCTACGCCTCCGACTACTTTGAGACCATGTACCAATGCGCCCTAGAGCTCATCCGGGAGGGCAAGGCCTACGTGGACGACCTCTCGGAAGAGGAGATGAGCCAACTGAGGGCCCAGGGAAAACCCAGCCCCTACCGGAACCGGAGCGTGGAGGAAAACCTGGAGCTTTTTGAAAGGATGCGCCAAGGGGAGTTCCCTACGGGAAGCCGGGTCTTAAGGGCCAAGATCGACCCCGCCCACCCCAACTTCAAACTCCGGGACCCCGTGCTTTACCGCATCGTCCACGCCCCCCACTACCACACAGGGAACCGCTGGGTCATCTACCCCATGTACGACTACGCCCACCCCCTCGAGGACTTCATCGAAGGCGTCAGCCACTCCCTCTGCACCTTGGAGTTTGAGAACAACCGGGCCATCTACGACTGGGTGATCGAAAACCTCAAGGGGAAGTGCGGCCTACCCCTATCCCCCAGGCCCTACCAGTACGAGTTCGCCCGCCTGGACCTCACCTACACGGTGCTTTCCAAGCGGAAGCTCATCAAGCTGGTGGAGGGGGGCTACGTTTCGGGCTGGGACGACCCAAGGCTGCCCACCCTAAGGGCCCTAAGGCGGCGGGGGGTGCGGCCCGAGGCCATAAGGGAGTTCGTGCGGCGCACGGGCATCTCCCGCAACGAGGCCCGCATAGAGATGGAGCTTTTTGAGGAGGTGGTGCGGGACGACCTGAATCCCATCGCCCCCAGGGTCTTGGGGGTTTTGGAACCCCTAAAGGTGGTCCTCACCAACCACCAGGGGGAGGAGTGGCTTATGGCTCCCTACTGGCCCCGGGATATCGGCAAGGAGGGGGCAAGGCCCCTGCCCTTTTCCCCGGAGCTTTACATTGAGCGGTCCGACTTCAGCCTCAACCCCCCCAAGGGCTGGAAGCGCTTCGCCCCTGGGCAAAGGGTGCGCCTAAGGCACGCCTACGTTATTGAGCTGGAGGACGTGGTGGAGGAGGGAGGCGAGCTGAAGCTCCTCAAGGCCCGCATCGTCCCCGGCACCCTGGGGGCCAACCCCATAGACGGCCTCAAGCCCAAGGGGGTCATCCACTGGGTTTCCGCCCGGCACGCCCTGCCCGTGGAGTTCCGGCTTTACGACAGGCTATTCCTGACGGAAGACCCCGAGGAGGGGGGGGATTTCCTGGGGAACCTCAATCCAAAGGCCCTCCAGGTGAAACGGGGCTTCGTGGAACCCAGCGTGGCCCAGGACCCCCCCGACACCCGCTACCAGCTGGAACGCCTGGGCTACTTCTGGCGGGACCCCGTGGACTCGAGGCCCCACCACCTGGTCATGAACCGCATCGTGCCCCTCAAGGAGGGCTACCGGCCTCAGTAG
- a CDS encoding DUF4926 domain-containing protein: MIREHELVVLKRDHEEAGLEAGDVGTVVLVYPKGGYLVEFVDHEGNTMALLDLEEGEVLPLQGPALLRAKALRSRNLEVQE, translated from the coding sequence ATGATCCGTGAGCACGAGCTGGTGGTTCTTAAGCGGGACCATGAGGAAGCGGGCCTCGAGGCGGGGGATGTGGGCACGGTGGTGTTGGTTTACCCCAAAGGGGGCTATTTGGTGGAGTTCGTGGATCATGAGGGGAATACCATGGCCCTTTTGGATCTGGAGGAGGGGGAGGTTCTTCCCCTCCAAGGTCCGGCTCTGCTTCGGGCCAAAGCCCTTCGATCTCGGAATCTGGAGGTTCAGGAATGA
- the mqnB gene encoding futalosine hydrolase → MWLLLSPTALEAPFLRGEPFAFLGRKGLKGNGFVYLETGIGKVNTALTLATWASQNPVEKALLFGIAGAYPGSGLRLGDLVLVREEVEADLGTREGLEPMGFPALEVGEKAYYNRFPLDKGLTEGLARALGLQVVVGLTQDRVSESLVEAEALALRWGAQVESMEGAAFARACLALGIPGGEMRAISNPAGVRDKGAWKVSLALRALKKALAPLLRGVARP, encoded by the coding sequence ATGTGGCTTCTCCTTTCCCCCACGGCCCTCGAGGCTCCCTTCCTCCGGGGCGAACCCTTCGCCTTCTTGGGAAGGAAGGGCCTCAAAGGGAACGGGTTCGTCTACCTGGAAACCGGCATCGGCAAGGTGAACACCGCCCTGACCCTGGCGACCTGGGCCAGCCAGAATCCGGTGGAGAAGGCCTTGCTCTTCGGCATCGCCGGGGCCTATCCGGGCTCGGGCCTCCGGCTTGGGGATCTGGTCCTGGTGAGGGAGGAGGTGGAGGCGGACCTGGGCACCAGGGAGGGCTTAGAACCCATGGGTTTCCCCGCCCTGGAGGTGGGGGAGAAGGCCTACTACAACCGTTTTCCCCTAGATAAAGGGCTCACGGAGGGCCTGGCCCGGGCCCTGGGCCTGCAGGTGGTGGTGGGCCTCACCCAGGACCGGGTTTCCGAAAGCCTGGTGGAGGCGGAGGCCCTCGCCTTGCGTTGGGGAGCCCAGGTGGAAAGCATGGAGGGAGCGGCCTTTGCCCGGGCCTGCTTGGCCTTGGGCATCCCGGGAGGGGAAATGCGGGCCATCTCCAACCCCGCGGGGGTGCGGGACAAGGGAGCCTGGAAGGTGTCCTTGGCCCTCAGGGCCTTAAAAAAGGCCTTGGCCCCCCTGTTG
- a CDS encoding TlyA family RNA methyltransferase: protein MRLDRYLVERGLAETREKAQRLIRSGQVRVEGVVVTKPAHQVAEGAQVEVLAPERYVGRGAYKLLGALEAFPIEVRDKVAADLGASTGGFTQVLLEREARRVYAVDVGRGQLHPRLREDPRVVSLEGQDARTLSLPEPVDLVVMDVSFISSTLLLPKVREILKPGGEALILVKPQFELGPGVHKGVVREEALWHKALARVREKALELGFQVLGEGESPLPGKEGNREFWLWLRAL, encoded by the coding sequence GTGAGGCTGGACCGCTACCTGGTGGAACGGGGTCTGGCGGAAACCCGGGAAAAGGCCCAAAGGCTCATCCGCTCCGGCCAGGTGCGGGTGGAAGGGGTCGTGGTGACCAAACCCGCCCACCAGGTGGCGGAAGGCGCCCAGGTGGAGGTCCTCGCCCCCGAGCGGTACGTGGGCCGGGGGGCCTACAAGCTCCTGGGAGCCCTCGAGGCCTTCCCCATAGAGGTGAGGGACAAGGTGGCCGCAGACCTCGGGGCCAGCACCGGGGGCTTTACCCAGGTCCTCTTGGAAAGAGAAGCCCGGCGGGTCTATGCGGTGGACGTGGGCCGGGGCCAGCTCCACCCCCGCCTGAGGGAAGACCCCAGGGTGGTGAGCCTGGAAGGGCAAGATGCCCGCACCCTATCCTTGCCGGAGCCCGTGGACCTGGTGGTGATGGACGTCTCCTTCATCTCCTCCACCCTGCTCCTCCCCAAGGTGCGGGAAATCCTGAAGCCGGGAGGGGAGGCCCTCATCCTGGTGAAGCCCCAGTTTGAACTGGGCCCTGGGGTGCACAAGGGGGTGGTGCGGGAGGAGGCCCTCTGGCACAAGGCCCTGGCCCGGGTGCGGGAAAAGGCCCTAGAGCTTGGTTTCCAGGTGCTAGGGGAAGGGGAAAGCCCCTTGCCGGGGAAGGAGGGAAACCGGGAGTTTTGGCTTTGGCTCAGGGCCCTTTAA
- a CDS encoding DUF3234 domain-containing protein has product MELSGTWYILEGEPGEHLVLEALGKRLSGIWTSEALAQAFLERHPHLGMRVSPLASRALKEAFLRALGMLGVEGVLVDYEPGAHRARMAGLETLLQEVGHA; this is encoded by the coding sequence ATGGAGCTATCCGGCACCTGGTACATCCTGGAGGGGGAACCGGGGGAGCACCTGGTGCTGGAGGCCTTGGGAAAGCGGCTTTCCGGCATCTGGACCTCCGAGGCCCTAGCCCAGGCCTTCTTGGAGCGGCACCCGCACCTGGGCATGCGGGTGAGCCCTTTGGCCAGCCGGGCCCTGAAGGAAGCCTTCCTGAGGGCCTTGGGGATGCTGGGGGTGGAAGGGGTGCTGGTGGACTATGAGCCCGGGGCTCACCGGGCCAGGATGGCCGGGTTGGAAACCCTTTTGCAGGAGGTGGGGCATGCGTAA
- a CDS encoding enoyl-CoA hydratase/isomerase family protein: MVQVEHGPIFQVFLNDPDRRNPLSPGMVAGLLEALEEAENDPEVRVLVLSGRGSAFSAGADLAFLEKVTEMGAEENYRHSLSLMRLFHRLYTFPKPTVAAVNGPAVAGGAGLATACDLLVMDPEAKLGYTEVKIGFVAALVSVILVRAVGEKVAKDLLLTGRMVGAEEAKALGLANRIAKPGKALEEALSLAQELAQNAPTSLRLTKELLLALPGMGLEDGFRLAALANAWIRETGDLKEGIRAFFEKRPPKFSPKGQEPPS; this comes from the coding sequence ATGGTCCAGGTGGAGCATGGCCCCATCTTTCAGGTGTTTCTCAACGACCCCGATCGCCGAAACCCCCTTTCCCCGGGGATGGTGGCGGGGCTTCTCGAGGCCCTCGAGGAGGCGGAAAACGACCCCGAGGTTCGGGTCCTGGTCCTTTCGGGCCGGGGAAGCGCCTTCAGCGCCGGCGCGGACCTGGCCTTTTTGGAAAAGGTCACGGAGATGGGCGCCGAAGAGAACTACCGCCACTCCCTCTCCCTTATGCGCCTCTTCCACCGCCTTTACACCTTCCCCAAGCCCACGGTGGCGGCGGTGAACGGCCCGGCGGTGGCGGGCGGGGCGGGGTTGGCCACCGCCTGCGACCTTTTGGTCATGGACCCGGAGGCCAAGCTGGGCTACACCGAGGTGAAGATCGGCTTCGTGGCCGCCTTGGTTTCGGTGATCCTGGTGCGGGCCGTGGGGGAGAAGGTGGCCAAGGACCTCCTCCTCACGGGCCGCATGGTGGGGGCGGAGGAGGCCAAGGCGTTGGGCTTGGCCAACCGCATCGCCAAGCCGGGCAAAGCCCTGGAGGAGGCCCTAAGCCTGGCCCAGGAGCTTGCCCAAAACGCCCCCACCTCCTTGCGCCTCACCAAGGAGCTTCTCCTGGCCTTGCCGGGGATGGGCCTCGAGGATGGCTTCCGCCTAGCCGCCCTGGCCAACGCCTGGATCCGGGAAACGGGGGACCTTAAGGAGGGCATCCGGGCCTTCTTTGAGAAGCGGCCTCCCAAGTTCTCACCCAAAGGGCAGGAACCACCCTCCTGA
- a CDS encoding COG2426 family protein, whose translation MPPELYVILVAALPVVELRGAIPLGVALGLSPGEAFFLALLGNLLVAPVALLLLPWAVDLLTRLPLLARVWAALEARVRLKGEEQVQRLGALGLFLFVAVPLPGTGAWSGAVLAVVLGLKRRYALLAISLGVLAAGLIVLLLTGGAVAGLNYLR comes from the coding sequence ATGCCCCCTGAGCTTTACGTGATCCTGGTGGCCGCCTTGCCGGTGGTGGAGCTTCGGGGGGCTATTCCCCTGGGGGTGGCCTTGGGGCTTTCCCCGGGGGAGGCCTTCTTCCTGGCCCTTCTGGGCAATCTCCTGGTGGCCCCGGTGGCCCTTCTCCTTTTACCCTGGGCGGTGGATCTGCTAACCCGCTTGCCCCTTCTGGCCCGGGTGTGGGCGGCCCTCGAGGCCCGGGTGCGCCTGAAGGGGGAGGAGCAGGTGCAACGCCTGGGGGCCTTGGGCCTCTTCCTCTTCGTGGCGGTACCCTTGCCGGGAACCGGGGCCTGGAGCGGGGCTGTGCTGGCGGTGGTCTTGGGCCTTAAGCGGCGCTACGCCCTTCTGGCCATCTCCCTGGGGGTACTGGCCGCGGGGCTCATCGTTCTCCTCCTCACCGGTGGGGCGGTGGCCGGGCTAAACTACCTGCGATGA
- a CDS encoding aspartate-semialdehyde dehydrogenase, whose product MRVAVVGATGAVGQEILKVLEARNFPLSQLRLYASPRSAGKTLVYRGEAIPVEPLPEGPLPVDLVLASAGGSLSRALAPVWAQGGALVIDNSSAWRYEPHVPLVVPEVNREKIFQHQGIIANPNCTTAILAMALWPLHRAFRAKRVIVATYQAASGAGAKGMQELLRETHRYLHGETPVAEVFAHPLPFNVIPHIDAFQENGYTREEMKVVWETHKIFGDDSLRISATAVRVPTLRAHAEAVSVELEKPISPEAAREVLVQAPGVEVVDEPLSKRYPMPLTASGKWDVEVGRIRKSLAFDNGLDFFVVGDQLLKGAALNAVQIAEEWLKGP is encoded by the coding sequence ATGAGGGTGGCCGTGGTGGGGGCCACGGGGGCCGTGGGGCAGGAGATCCTGAAGGTCCTCGAGGCCCGCAACTTCCCCTTGAGCCAACTGAGGCTGTACGCCTCCCCCCGCTCCGCGGGAAAGACCCTGGTCTATAGGGGGGAGGCCATCCCGGTGGAGCCCCTTCCCGAGGGGCCTTTGCCCGTGGACCTGGTCCTGGCCAGCGCCGGGGGCTCCCTTTCTAGGGCCCTGGCCCCCGTCTGGGCCCAGGGTGGAGCCTTGGTGATCGACAACTCCAGCGCCTGGCGCTACGAGCCCCACGTGCCCCTGGTGGTGCCGGAGGTGAACCGGGAAAAGATTTTCCAGCACCAGGGCATCATCGCCAACCCCAACTGCACCACCGCCATCTTGGCCATGGCCCTTTGGCCTCTGCACCGGGCCTTTCGCGCCAAGCGGGTCATCGTGGCCACCTACCAGGCGGCCAGCGGGGCTGGGGCCAAGGGGATGCAGGAGCTTTTGCGGGAAACCCACCGCTACCTTCACGGGGAAACCCCGGTGGCTGAGGTCTTTGCCCACCCCTTGCCCTTTAACGTCATCCCCCACATAGATGCTTTCCAGGAAAACGGCTACACCCGGGAGGAGATGAAGGTGGTCTGGGAAACCCACAAGATCTTTGGGGACGATTCCCTTAGGATCAGCGCCACGGCGGTGCGGGTTCCCACCCTTAGGGCCCATGCGGAGGCCGTGAGCGTGGAGTTGGAAAAGCCCATCTCCCCCGAGGCCGCCCGGGAGGTCCTGGTCCAGGCTCCCGGGGTGGAGGTGGTGGACGAGCCCCTCTCCAAGCGCTACCCCATGCCCCTCACCGCCAGCGGCAAGTGGGACGTGGAGGTGGGCAGGATCCGCAAGAGCCTGGCCTTTGACAACGGCCTGGACTTTTTCGTGGTGGGGGACCAGCTCCTAAAGGGGGCCGCCCTAAACGCGGTGCAGATTGCGGAGGAGTGGCTTAAAGGGCCCTGA
- a CDS encoding glycerol-3-phosphate acyltransferase, which yields MMLLLLPLSFFLGALPLGYWLAGRRGVDLRTASPYTLGLETAVRRLGLGFVLWAFLLDFAKGYLPLAFGRALGLGLEGLLALGVAVYLGHLYPLFFRDPWPLRAKGAGVLIGVLAALPLEPALGLVPLALGLTLYALTGYASLGALGLPLGLWGVMLFGGFSPGAKALAGFLLLLALWRYKENLGRILEGTEPKLGSPLPLPSERQVVCAFLIHPLTVEDFWQSPRFRWARSLVRLGLLKQAWIERLAEFFRPMKVGEVRGVRTADGREVLCHLISAPLLPHQIKAKPELAVRRAIQGARLAKELGATVVGLGAFWSVVGDKGREVQEAVPGIEVTNGGAYTAGTVKAAIPNILAHFAQSGRNLKETTAAVVGANGVVAFGIARQIAPLVGRLILVGRDRDRLEKAAESLRKNLERKRQAPEIQVTTEVAAIREADLVFTATSDPNPVIFPEHVKPGAWIYDEGVPPDVHPSVREVPGVRVIPGGVVRLPGRARATLDLHFGAPDQVPACLAETMILAAEEAFDRKSLGGEVKAENILFFVERAEALGFRVVE from the coding sequence ATGATGCTCCTCCTCCTACCCCTTTCCTTTTTCCTGGGTGCCTTGCCCTTAGGGTACTGGCTGGCCGGGAGGCGGGGGGTGGACCTGCGCACGGCAAGCCCCTACACCCTGGGGCTGGAAACCGCCGTGAGGCGGCTTGGGCTGGGCTTCGTCCTTTGGGCCTTCCTTCTGGACTTTGCCAAGGGCTACCTGCCCCTGGCCTTCGGGAGGGCCTTGGGGCTTGGCCTCGAGGGCCTTCTGGCCTTGGGGGTGGCGGTGTATCTCGGCCACCTTTACCCCCTTTTCTTCCGCGACCCCTGGCCCCTTCGGGCCAAGGGGGCTGGGGTCCTGATTGGCGTCCTGGCCGCTTTGCCCTTGGAGCCGGCCCTGGGCCTGGTACCCCTGGCCTTGGGGCTAACCCTTTACGCCCTCACGGGCTATGCCTCCTTGGGGGCCTTGGGGCTTCCCCTGGGGCTTTGGGGGGTGATGCTTTTTGGAGGGTTTTCCCCTGGGGCCAAGGCCCTTGCAGGTTTCCTTCTCCTTTTGGCCCTTTGGCGCTACAAGGAGAACCTGGGCCGTATCCTGGAGGGAACCGAGCCCAAGCTGGGTAGCCCCTTGCCCCTGCCCTCGGAAAGGCAGGTGGTCTGCGCCTTCCTCATCCATCCCCTCACGGTGGAGGATTTCTGGCAAAGCCCCCGCTTCCGCTGGGCCCGGTCCCTGGTGCGCCTGGGGCTTTTAAAACAGGCCTGGATAGAGCGCCTGGCCGAGTTTTTCCGCCCCATGAAGGTGGGGGAGGTGAGGGGGGTTAGGACGGCGGACGGTAGGGAGGTTCTTTGCCATCTCATCTCCGCCCCCCTTCTGCCCCACCAGATCAAGGCCAAGCCGGAGCTGGCGGTGAGGCGGGCCATCCAGGGGGCCAGGCTGGCCAAGGAGCTCGGGGCCACGGTGGTGGGCCTGGGGGCCTTCTGGAGCGTGGTGGGGGATAAGGGCAGGGAGGTGCAGGAGGCGGTGCCCGGCATAGAGGTGACGAACGGGGGGGCCTACACCGCAGGCACGGTGAAGGCCGCCATCCCCAATATCCTGGCCCACTTCGCCCAAAGCGGGAGGAATCTAAAGGAAACCACGGCGGCGGTGGTGGGGGCGAACGGGGTGGTGGCCTTCGGCATCGCCCGGCAGATCGCTCCCCTGGTGGGGCGGCTCATCCTGGTGGGGAGGGACCGGGATAGGCTGGAAAAGGCGGCGGAAAGCCTTCGGAAAAACCTTGAGCGAAAGAGGCAGGCGCCCGAGATCCAGGTAACCACCGAGGTGGCCGCCATCCGGGAAGCGGACCTGGTCTTCACCGCCACCAGCGACCCCAATCCCGTGATCTTCCCCGAGCACGTGAAGCCCGGGGCCTGGATCTATGACGAGGGGGTGCCCCCCGACGTGCACCCCTCGGTGAGGGAGGTGCCGGGGGTACGGGTCATCCCCGGGGGGGTGGTGCGGCTTCCTGGGCGGGCCAGGGCCACCTTGGACCTCCACTTTGGTGCCCCCGACCAGGTGCCCGCCTGCTTGGCGGAGACCATGATCCTGGCGGCGGAGGAGGCCTTTGACCGCAAAAGCCTGGGGGGAGAGGTGAAGGCGGAGAACATCCTGTTCTTCGTGGAGCGGGCGGAGGCCTTGGGGTTTAGGGTGGTGGAGTGA